The genomic segment TTTCAATTCATTGTAAAGTCAAACACTGAAACGTTTGTGGGTTTTTAGTTCTAAAAGTTACCAGCATTTGCTACCTGCATGCACTTCAGATGAAATTAAAGCTATGCATAAAGAGGCATAATCTTGtacttttctgcagaacatttcttcctcttttttttatgttccatttaaaaaatcacCTGAATCTGCAGGGCAACAGAAATGGAAATCTGTCAGGaaaagccattttttttaagtacagaTACTTGGATTTAACTCTTCTGAAGTCTCGGTTGTAACGACTGCTCAGTTAATGTTGCATAGTGTGACTAGCAGGAATTTGTGCCCCAACACCAGGTCAAATTAGGCTGCTGGTCGTCTACTTGCCAGAGGCCAAATGTGCATGACTGCAACATGACTGTAGGTGTGTGGTTTGTCAGGCAGCTGACCTAATAGGATGTGGCTTGAAACAAGGGCTAGCTTTGTCTCTTGTTGGAGTCTGAAgttgaggggggggggggcggaGGCTATTTTTACATGAACACCAGGCTGAGGAATGCAATGCTGTTGGTCGCAGTCATTGCACAGCTGCAAGTTATTCCCCCTCccttcttcctcatcctccctGCCAGCCTCCCTTCCTCCTCCCTTCAGCCCTCCTACGCAGAGGGATCAGAGGAGTTAAGCAGGACTAGTGAGGGCTGACATCATCATGTTTCCCTTTGCGGCGTTGTCAGGAAGTTAAGTCTGATGCAACTTGTGTGAACCCATAGTGGGAAATTCATAACACGttatgaaaacaacaataatggaGTTGTTTAGGTTTAGTAAGTTCCCCTGTCTGTAAAATCctatgtgaaataaatttacaaTCTTTTGTGTATGGGTTAGAAGGAGAGCATTCTTGTGttgtattttgtactttttggaaaaaaaaaagaacaatgtctCTTAAGAGCATCTAAATCTCTTATGATTGTATTTCTgattgctgtaaaaaaaattctcactttgacattttttttatgtgagcAGGTGAGCAATTTTAAATACAgcataaataaaaccaataaaatacgctcaacaataaataatttcatttttataaaataaaattatcattCAAATAATAAACCAGATGTCTTAGATAACTACGCATCTTAGATAACTAGACATCTGGTTTATTATTGATAATTATTTGAATGCTTTCATTATGTAGACATTTTTACTTAAAGATATTGTgctgttttaaagaaacagcGCCACCTGGTGCTTCATCATTGTAACTCCTCTCCTTTCTAGGATGAACAAATCCAATGTGAGAAACAGGAGCTATCAACTGCTGAAATTCTGCAGAAAGTGAAGGAATACAACTCCCAGATCAATAGCAATCTGTTCATGAACATGGTGCGTAGTtatctaaaacaaatttttagcAGAAAGGCTTTTTTTGggcatgtaattttttttaaatgtttatatatattttttaacagaacaAGGACGGGTCCTACACTGGTTTTGTGAAGGTTCAATTCAAGCTAGTGCGCCCCGTGTCGGTCCCAGCGCCAAAGAAAGGAGGTCCTGATGCTGGAGGGAAGCGAGCCAGCGGGGTGAAGCGTCGCACCTCCTTCTACCTGCCAAAGGACGCCTCCAAGCATTTGCACATAAGCTCCCGTACTTCTGCTCGCGAGGTCATCGAGGCTCTGCTGAAAAAGTTTACTGTGGTAGACAATCCCGGCAAGTTTGCACTGTTTGAGCGCAGCGAGCGCCACGACCAAGgtagtgtttcttttttttttttttaaaaaaaagaaaagaacaatctgatcctattttgctttttcagaaaataataatttccgTTTTGCCTCCTCCAGTTTATGTTCGCAAGCTCTCTGACGACGAGCGTCCTCTCCGTTTGCGCCTGAATGCTGGACCCAACGAGAAGCTCCTCAGTTTTGttctcaaagaaaatgaaactggtGAAGTGAATGTAAGCGAAGCATCCACTTAAAATACCCAAATCAAAACTTCTAATGAATCTCACAGGCATTTACAGGTTCTTCCCCTCTCTTTTGCAGTGGCATGCTTTCTCCATGCCAGAGCTGAAGAACTTCCTGCTGATCCTGCAGCGTGAGGAGGAGGAGCACGTCAAGCAGATCGTACAGCGATACACTTTGGCTCGCACCAAGATGCTGGAGGCACTGTCCGGCTCGACGCCGGGCTGAAACCTCTCTGCGCACGGAGTTTGATGTGCGGCGGCCTGGTTGGTCAGCTGTGACCGGACGCTGCTGCACTCAAAGACTCCGGAGAAAACggcagaagaaaaaacacctcTTGGTTGAACGAGAGGGTGAGATAGGGCGCAAGACTATGAGAGAGTAAGAGCTAGCGCGTATGTTGGTGTGAAATGATGCGAGAGATGAGAAGTGCCTTACACCTGGAGAGTCTGATGTGCCTGAGAGAATGAGTTGAGCGGACTGAGACTGGCAGCCGGGACAGTGACGTTATGCAACGGGTGCCGTCTGATTATTCTGGACCTCGGCTGACAGACTACATCTTAAAAAGCAatgcagcttttttaaaaaaaatcctgtgaaAACTTAACagctttattttactgtaacggagccatttctaaaaacaaacatctaaatTGACATGTTCTTAAAGGgtaaaattcctttttttttgccctctgtaaatttttatttcaaatgccCCAAAAATCTTAGATTCAGTCAACATTACTGGATTGTaattcttcatttaaaaaaaaaatcccttgtCTGTAGCTGAAAGGTATTTGAATTTTCATTGCATCCAAGTCTGAAGAGCTGCCATGTCCACTCCACACCCCTGATGGGTGCAACTCTTTACTTAGCGGTCACTTTGTGAGTATGACTGACGTATGGACATTTGTATGAGATTATGAATGTCAGAGAGCTGTGTAACAAGTCACTCTATGTGACTGGATTTGCCATACTTGTGTTTAACTGGACGCTGCTTATCATTCctttcatatttgtgtttttctctgttaatcactaaaatgtttgtcttctgttttcttccacttttcctgcatttttcctgttttaaatgtaGCAGTCTTATGGATGTCTGGCAGATGTGCAcagcatttaataaaaataacaaattaagcGGTGGTTTTCTTTGAGACAAGAATGGATACGGCAACTCCTTATCAGGGAGAGGCTGATCAAACTAAGTAGGAattacgtttttgtttttttttaaaaagatttttgtcaCTAGCAAATATACACTGACAGTAACAGCAGAAGAGTAATAACGTGtagaaagttttttaaaatttgatggGGTGAATGgtaatgttttttgtgtattttaatatcaaaacaagcagaaaaatcaaGAATCAGAAGAACATTGTATCTATGAATACAATCATCATTTGGTACAATaactgaagaatttgaattaatataaCATATGAGATTTTGACAGATTTCAACATGTATCCCAGTTGCAAGGGATTAAGTTTGATTGGTGacctttttttcttgaataaacGGGTTTataacagaacaaaacaaacggGCCATAGTATAATGTGTGGTGACAAACTACATGGTTCATTAACTTTTACCAACATATAAATCATAACTCCATATTACAATATcagtaataacattttatttagaatcgTGTTTGGGCTATTTTACATCACTTCCTTGTAGTTTATGGCACTTCTTAAATAGTGGACGAATCAGAAGCCTGAACGTTGTCAAGGAGACGGATGTCCCACCTTATTGGTTAAAGGTCAGTGAGCGACTGCAGCCTGTCGCTGAGATCAGCTGATCGCTTCATCCTCACTGCTGCTAGCGGAACAGCTGGCAGTTATGAGCCCACCTATCGATTTAACATTATATAATAAGGTGAGATAGTTCATGTTAAGCGCTGTTGTGTGAGAAAGAAGGAATTTTGTGTGTCAATGGTGAAGCTTCGGTGCGAATAATTATTTTAGCCGTTGAAGCTAATATGCGTCAGTGGTTGAAGCTAACAGTTAAGACTGTATGGACGTTTCCGTTTGTTTACTGGTTGTTAATCGTCTTTTGTGAGAAATATATTAAGCCTAGGAACGTATGCGTGTTAATTAGTTGATAAAGTGAGATAGAGAGcgtaataaattacatttctagTGTCGTTTTTGTGTGCGGCCCACTTGGTTAGCTTTCAGTGAAGCTAGCATAACGATAACGTGCTGAGTTTTATTAGCTTTTATATGGTACAGTTTACTCCAGCGACATGTCGACAGCGGATATACTCTAAAATGGGCTTTCACTTTCCATTTAATTCTgagcgtttttgtttttttgttgtttttttttactttattaaaatatacaattacCAAGGGCCACAGAATAACAGCAATagcaattacaaaaatatacattttaaaataaaatagcgATCCAATTTGAGTAAAGAAAGTATGACTTAATAGTCATGGGTCTCCACTGTTCATGTTCTGTTACTTGCGAAGAGGTGAAGCTCAGGTTTtacaatttgaaataaattatgaaacCTGTTAtacacattcattcatttatatatGTTGTGGGTTTTCACTAGCTGTAAGTCAGTCATTAagatattaaacatttacaagattatttaacttttggTTCGGCttctgaattgaattactgaaataaaataactttgatATTCAAATgtattacaaaatatatattttgaaataaaatagcGTAAATAAATAGtccagtttttttgttcttttttgttctaGAGGTTTCCATTTGAGAAGATTCATAATGAGCAAAAGAAAGTCACTACATGATGAGCCAATATCAACAAAGACAATTTGGATatcattaaaacacaataaataacttACTGTAGCTTAAATACTCACCTATTGTCTTAGATtatctcaaacacacaaagctGTGATCACCTAAACAACATATAATTTAAAGATCTGGGTTAAACTCTGTTGAATACACAGTTGGATGATAGTATTATTGGGGGTAGTATTATTAGTTAGGTTAATtaagaaaatcctttttttttcacttcagacTGTAGCTATGATTCTTCCAAAAGTTAACAACAGTGGGAtcatcctctttttttattattattaatattttaagtagAGGCAAAACTCTGCTATTGAAGacaattctttgtttttttaataaggtAAAACTCTTTTGGTGTAACCGTAAGTCTGAAAGTGGGTAAAACTTATTCATACATCATCAAAATTATCTTTTGAATTAAGTGATAACACTATTAAACCGCGATTAAAGAGCAAACAAAGTCTCGTTCTGTAGACCATCTTGCTATTATTCCAAAAAGGTTGCTTTCACAGGAGAAATAGTTTGTATAGTTTGCTGTTTGTGAAAGTTACAATTTATGAGAACGTTACTTTGTAATCTTGTAATGAAAAGCTTGAGCACCGTCTTTAGGAAATGTGTGAGCTGGAATCTGGTTCCATGTGTTATCCTGCGGCTTGTCAGCAGCCACTAAGCAAACAGCTGCTACTTTACACTAACCAGACGGCCGTCGTCTGATTAGGAACGctctttttctttgtgctcTCTTTCACTTTTCCAGCTCCT from the Xiphophorus maculatus strain JP 163 A chromosome 20, X_maculatus-5.0-male, whole genome shotgun sequence genome contains:
- the rassf1 gene encoding ras association domain-containing protein 1 isoform X2 gives rise to the protein MASEANSSDKTPSFEMTWGSSTSSGYCSEEDSDSEFEQYFTARTSFFPKPRKPAVTNDVKKDEQIQCEKQELSTAEILQKVKEYNSQINSNLFMNMNKDGSYTGFVKVQFKLVRPVSVPAPKKGGPDAGGKRASGVKRRTSFYLPKDASKHLHISSRTSAREVIEALLKKFTVVDNPGKFALFERSERHDQVYVRKLSDDERPLRLRLNAGPNEKLLSFVLKENETGEVNWHAFSMPELKNFLLILQREEEEHVKQIVQRYTLARTKMLEALSGSTPG
- the rassf1 gene encoding ras association domain-containing protein 1 isoform X1 is translated as MSWGEFIELRDLNSGREQIGLAGPRLPCSPPRLERTNALRISPGKVPDLLSRVGIIRVLSSSQDPQFVEEKGEGHNFQPCSHAQPTWCDLCGDFIWGLYKQSLRCVNCRFTCHYRCRALIRLDCSWERGSTADLTAVVEHTIETDTNVDEQIQCEKQELSTAEILQKVKEYNSQINSNLFMNMNKDGSYTGFVKVQFKLVRPVSVPAPKKGGPDAGGKRASGVKRRTSFYLPKDASKHLHISSRTSAREVIEALLKKFTVVDNPGKFALFERSERHDQVYVRKLSDDERPLRLRLNAGPNEKLLSFVLKENETGEVNWHAFSMPELKNFLLILQREEEEHVKQIVQRYTLARTKMLEALSGSTPG